A stretch of DNA from Ricinus communis isolate WT05 ecotype wild-type chromosome 4, ASM1957865v1, whole genome shotgun sequence:
CGCGAGAAGATTTAAAGTATCATGATTTAGAACGCtagtaatatattatatcataaatatttcattacaGAAAATCCCACCATTTTACGAATTACCCAGGTCAAAGAAATTTATCGGATGGATGGATGTACTActggataaaaaataattcattgtCAAAGATAAAATTGCAATAAACAATTTATAGCGCTTCCAGCTCAGCATTTCAGTTGTATGGAAACTACATAATAGAGTTGGTGTTAGTAAGAAGAGACCCTATATACATCCGCCAGGTCCTATGGTCGATAGCAGCACAAAGAAAGATTTAtccttcatcttcttcatcatctcAGACTGCCTATCGACAACAACTGTTAATCATTTACAGCAACCTGCTTGCCCTTAATGGTGGCCTATCAGGTAGTCACCTCCTCAGATGGTCCCTTGCAAAAAAGGGATGCCTCAATGCTTCTCGAGCTGTTAACCTATCTGACGGATCATATCTCAGCAGTCCTTGCAAAAGATGTATGAGATCTCCAGCTGAATGATCTACATGCTGCATTACTAGATTCTGCAAGCATGCAGCACaaccataaataaataaaataaataagtaaaaactGTGTCGGACAGAACTTTTCAACACAAAAATACAAACCTGAAGACGAGGTAGCTTCAAAACAGCTTTAATACTTTCCCTCGAAGTCGCACCTTCAGGCCAGTCCAGTCTACCCCTTCTAACATATTTTTCAGCATGTCGACTGACCATATATAACACAATGATAGTATATTAAATAAGGCAAACCAATGAAATGAAATCCATCAAGGGAAAAAACAGCAGAGCATCTTACTCTATCCTCTTCAACATATGCTGAGGCAAGGGCCCAAGCACCCGTTCCATCATTGCTAGGTGCTCCAAATTCTCATGTGTTTGAAACAATGCCTCACCCTGTCAAAATATTTGCAAAgttgtaaaagattttaatcTCAAAACATATGTTTAACCCGCAACAAtagattaaaacaaaaatgaaaaagaaaaaacatatgGAAACAAGAAGATCCAAAATTCAGAAGCTTACAGTGCATAATTCCACCAAGATGCATCCGACGCTCCATATATCACAAGGATAACTCCATCCTAGTCCTAATAAATTGCATCTAACATTACTATCTGCCTAATCATGTCACATCCAAAATATTACAAAAGGAGACAACAGCATCAAATACTAACCGAGAATAACTTCTGGTGCACGGTAATGCCGTGTTGATACAATATAGTTCTGATCTTGGCGCTCATAAGTTGTGCTACCAAAATCAATCACCTTCACAGCACTAGACTTGGGGACTCTTTTGAAGTAGGAACTGTCCTTTGGTGATCGGGTGGAACCCTGCAGAAGCAAAATaggtcaaaaaaaaaaaaaaaaaacatttgtAGATATTAAGGGGCAACCAACAGGAACAATGTGAAGATCCATATTGATATTACCTTGTAATCTGGAACCTTGACATAATCAGGAGAGACTAGAAGAATATTCTCAGGCTTCAAATCAGTATGAATCAGGTGCAAGTCATGCATAACTGCAGCATCCAAACAAATACGAACATTAGCCATTGGAATGCCAAGAAAGCTTTCAGCCAACCCAGATGATACAAAAATGCAACAACACATCCTAAGCCATTATACTTGTACAAGGAAAACAAATTTCCTCAATCGCTATCCTAGCAGAATAAAATATGCATGTGTCTGTGTGTGTACGAGCAAATATCTCATGTTGTGGTCATAATCATACAAAACGAATCCAtgtgataataaaaatttacagaAATAGGAAAGGGAAAAATGCAAAGATGCACGGAGCTAGTAATTACTACACACATGCTATACATTCCAACAGTTGTCTTCCAATCTCACGGACAAGATCAATGGGAAATGAGCGATAATTGTTTTTGCGAAGAAAATCGTATAAGCTTGGTCCAAGCTTCTCAAAAACCTGTTGAAACCATTTACATTCATCCAAAGTCTTAACCCCCAAATTATTTCTCAGTTGGGGAAATTAATCCATTGCAAATCAATTATATACTTACAATACAGATATGGTTACGATAGTCAAACCAGTTCCGTATTTGCACACAACTGCAAGGAATAAACCCATTTAACCACCAACAGAACATTTAAGAAAGCTGGTTACAGGGCCTGCAAATGCCAATAAGACTACTTAAGGTAAAGTTTAAGAAGTACTCACCGGTTGCCACCTTTATCATGTTTACCGAGCTGTTGTAAAACATCAATCTCTATCATAGCTGCCTCACGATACTTCTTAATCCCACGTACAATTTTGATAGCAACCATCTCCTTCCTTTCTCTGTCCCAGCATTCCAAAACCTGACCAAAGGTACCTACACAGGCAGCAAGCAGGGAAGAGAAAGATAAAGTCAAACAAATGGAGGACAAAAAACAACAAATAGGAAACAGGTAGAGAGGAAGACATACCTTCACCCATTTTGCTGTGTATCTTATCTGCAAGCATCAAAAAGATAACAGAGAGAAAATGAAGTTAAGAACTTTGTACAATACCAAACCTCAGAAATAATACTAAATCTAGGGAAGTACAAATCCCATGCATGGCTTTTATGGAGCTCCAAAGAACCAAATGCAATTAAAACACACAAGCCCAGTCATTCAATGTGCTACTAGACATCAAGATGTGACTTCCAACACAtgttacaagaacaagttaGTAAAACCTCTCCATGCAAAACATGAACTATGttcaatataatattcatcATAAAAACCTATCAACTATGTAAAAGTTGTATGAACAGTGAAGTGTAATTACAGCGAGAAGTTAAATTTTCTCCAAGCGCAAACATGTAATGGCCATCCTTGTCATCTTCCCGCCATGGGGGAGAACCATTTCGAGGAGCCACTCCTTTAAGAAATACAGAACTAGAGGTAGTAGTATGGTCTGAATTTGCTCCAGAAGATGCATAGCTTGCTACATTTCCAACCTCTTGTGCACAAAACATTCCTACCTGAGCCTACACACAGCCACTCATTTATGCACCactcaataaattaaatcaaaatttttttcaCCTGAAACCTTGACACCCTTGGGTATCATCCCCTTCACTAATAGCCATATACtcattagataaaataaaaagatttcatAGATACAAATCTACAAGATCATATTAGAAACACCACATATACTGGATTATACCATACATGCATGCGTGTAACATAAATGTTTTagcaaatcaataaaaagcaTTATTCAGGTTCTTTTACCTAaacagaagaaagaaaaatcttttgaGCTAGCCACACAAAAATTTGTTAACTTATAACATTTCAAGTATGAATTATACATAAAGATCTATACATATAAActctaaattaagaaattcttGCAATCGTAAACCAGAATccagtatttaattaaaacctAAGAAAAATCAGACAAATATACAGCAATAAAAGTCCAGATCTGTTATCCTAGAAGCTAAAACAacagaaaacaataaaactttAACCTTTAGGCTAAACTTCAAGAAACGGGAcgataaaaaaaagagaagattaACATCTACTcgaagagaaaagaatatatgAACAGAAGACAGCGATCAAACCTTAACTAGTCTATTATACCACAGAATCTAACGAAATTGACCAGATCTACAAAACCTAAGAACAAATGAAGAAATTAGAAGAACAAAAGCGTATACCTTAGGGACTAGAGGCACGTCCCAGCCCAAACGCGCCCTCTTTCTCGGTCGGCGATCCAGGTGCGGGAGAGGAAACTCAGTCACGCGCTCCATCTCCATAGTCGAAACCACGATCGAAGAAAATTACGGAGGAAACCGCTAAGGATTTTGACGAgaaacaaacaagaaaaatatgaatttgagatgagGATTTGTTGTTTTGGTGAAGGAGACCTAAAGCTAACCCTAATTTTAACTACAACATTGTGCGTGCAAGGCGGTTGTAATGAGAGTTGGCCGTCCACGTGTCTTGATGTTAGCCGTGGATTTGACTGTGACACGTGTTTACCAGCTATAGAAGCTGTgttattctcttttttattggGTTAAACCATGGTTGGGATTTAACTATGTTGAGTTAGCGTTTGTTGACAGCGAAATAATGGGAAAGTAATTGACACGCGCGCTTACACGCGGCATTTTTCTGCCAACGGAAAAAATGTGTATAACAAGTTGTCATAATCAACTTTagctattaaatttattttttcaaatttcaacattaaatgtgatttatttaaataatcagtaatttgttaaaaaaactCCAATATATActtaagatattaataaaataatataaaatattaatttaaaacaatATTCATCTTTTCAgatattatcattaataaaatctaaaaatttattttttaaaatattattaattaacaaaattaatgagcaattttttataaaatttattgatatttttttttatcgtGATGGCTAACTAgcatatttttagtatataattattttctcattctcttATATTAGCCAAAATCccatttaatgaaataattcaagtaaattgtttattatatttttttatatatatttaataaattgatatgatatatatttgacaataattaatattaaaatatattaactatttattgtctcaatatcattaaatataccatttgactttgaattaagataattataaatttataggcACACAAATTTTCTGCAAAAACTTAGGAATGTATTGTTTATATGCAgatacaaatatataaaaatatattaaatttaaatttgaattgcattttaaaatttaatatgttaaaatataagaaaaaccatacattttaaaaaatttatattatccaTTAACCATCAATCTTTAATCAcaaattattagtaaaaattcAGTTAAATAAGGCCCAAAAGATAATattgaatcaaattatatataaaaaatccaaatttaataaaataaattatatattctctTAATTTGTTCTAACTCATATTTGTGTTATACTAGtcttatattttgaaattaaata
This window harbors:
- the LOC8278267 gene encoding serine/threonine-protein kinase AFC2 isoform X2, giving the protein MGEGTFGQVLECWDRERKEMVAIKIVRGIKKYREAAMIEIDVLQQLGKHDKGGNRCVQIRNWFDYRNHICIVFEKLGPSLYDFLRKNNYRSFPIDLVREIGRQLLECIAFMHDLHLIHTDLKPENILLVSPDYVKVPDYKGSTRSPKDSSYFKRVPKSSAVKVIDFGSTTYERQDQNYIVSTRHYRAPEVILGLGWSYPCDIWSVGCILVELCTGEALFQTHENLEHLAMMERVLGPLPQHMLKRIDRHAEKYVRRGRLDWPEGATSRESIKAVLKLPRLQNLVMQHVDHSAGDLIHLLQGLLRYDPSDRLTAREALRHPFFARDHLRR
- the LOC8278267 gene encoding serine/threonine-protein kinase AFC2 isoform X3, whose amino-acid sequence is MFYNSSVNMIKVATVMHDLHLIHTDLKPENILLVSPDYVKVPDYKGSTRSPKDSSYFKRVPKSSAVKVIDFGSTTYERQDQNYIVSTRHYRAPEVILGLGWSYPCDIWSVGCILVELCTGEALFQTHENLEHLAMMERVLGPLPQHMLKRIDRHAEKYVRRGRLDWPEGATSRESIKAVLKLPRLQNLVMQHVDHSAGDLIHLLQGLLRYDPSDRLTAREALRHPFFARDHLRR
- the LOC8278267 gene encoding serine/threonine-protein kinase AFC2 isoform X1, with the protein product MEMERVTEFPLPHLDRRPRKRARLGWDVPLVPKAQVGMFCAQEVGNVASYASSGANSDHTTTSSSVFLKGVAPRNGSPPWREDDKDGHYMFALGENLTSRYKIHSKMGEGTFGQVLECWDRERKEMVAIKIVRGIKKYREAAMIEIDVLQQLGKHDKGGNRCVQIRNWFDYRNHICIVFEKLGPSLYDFLRKNNYRSFPIDLVREIGRQLLECIAFMHDLHLIHTDLKPENILLVSPDYVKVPDYKGSTRSPKDSSYFKRVPKSSAVKVIDFGSTTYERQDQNYIVSTRHYRAPEVILGLGWSYPCDIWSVGCILVELCTGEALFQTHENLEHLAMMERVLGPLPQHMLKRIDRHAEKYVRRGRLDWPEGATSRESIKAVLKLPRLQNLVMQHVDHSAGDLIHLLQGLLRYDPSDRLTAREALRHPFFARDHLRR
- the LOC8278267 gene encoding serine/threonine-protein kinase AFC2 isoform X4; translated protein: MHDLHLIHTDLKPENILLVSPDYVKVPDYKGSTRSPKDSSYFKRVPKSSAVKVIDFGSTTYERQDQNYIVSTRHYRAPEVILGLGWSYPCDIWSVGCILVELCTGEALFQTHENLEHLAMMERVLGPLPQHMLKRIDRHAEKYVRRGRLDWPEGATSRESIKAVLKLPRLQNLVMQHVDHSAGDLIHLLQGLLRYDPSDRLTAREALRHPFFARDHLRR